In Calditrichota bacterium, the DNA window CAACAGCGCGTCGCTCCGGCAATGGAGCGACAAAGGGCAGCGGAGCAAATGCACTGGAGTCACCCTGCCGGGGAACGAGTGAGATCGGTTGATGTGCGTGTCTACACCAGCAGACGAGACGGAAAGGGACAACCCTGATGGAACAACGGCCAAGGATTTCCCTGATCAGCGACCAGCTCATTGACCGCGTCATCGATGAGGCCATGGAGGTTCTTGAGCGAGTGGGGGTGATGGTGGAGCACGATGAGGGGCGGCACCTTCTCTTGGAGGCCGGCGCCAAAGGCCGGCAGGACGTGCACCAGGTGAAGATACCGCGCTCCCTAGTGGAGGCTACGCTGCGCACCGCGCCACGGGCCATCCCGGTGTTCGACCGTCAGGGCAGGCCGGCCATGCAGCTCCAAGGCGACTCTGTCCACTTTGACCCAGGTTCGGCGGCGCTGACCATTCTTGACTGGGAAACCCAGAAAGAGCGGACACCCGTGACCGCCGATCTCGTGGCCTTTGCCCGGCTCACTGAGGCGCTGCCCCATTTCGCTGCCCAGAGTACCGGGCTTATTCCAGGAGATGTACCTGAGGGCATGGCGGACCGCTACCGGCTCTTCATCGCGCTGCAGTACTGCGGCAAGCCGGTGGTCACCGGCACCTTTGCCGTAGATGGCTTCCGGGTCATGCGGGAGATGTTGGTGGCCGTGCGCGGCAGCGAGGAAGCGCTCCGCCAGAAGCCGTTGGCCATCTTCGACTGCTGCCCTTCACCGCCATTGAAGTGGAGCACCCTCACCTGCCAATGCCTGATCGACTGCGCCCGTGCGGGTATCCCCGCCGAACTGGTGTCGATGCCCCTCACTGGCGCCACTGCCCCGGCGACACTCGTGGGCGCGTTGGTGCAGCACACGGCTGAGACATTGAGCGGCGTGGCTATCCACCAGTTAGCGTGTCCGGGTGCGCCCATCATCTATGGTGGGTCACCTTCTGCCATGGACATGCGCACCGGCACCACGCCCATGGGGGCCATCGAGACGAT includes these proteins:
- a CDS encoding trimethylamine methyltransferase family protein; its protein translation is MEQRPRISLISDQLIDRVIDEAMEVLERVGVMVEHDEGRHLLLEAGAKGRQDVHQVKIPRSLVEATLRTAPRAIPVFDRQGRPAMQLQGDSVHFDPGSAALTILDWETQKERTPVTADLVAFARLTEALPHFAAQSTGLIPGDVPEGMADRYRLFIALQYCGKPVVTGTFAVDGFRVMREMLVAVRGSEEALRQKPLAIFDCCPSPPLKWSTLTCQCLIDCARAGIPAELVSMPLTGATAPATLVGALVQHTAETLSGVAIHQLACPGAPIIYGGSPSAMDMRTGTTPMGAIETMMLDVAYAAVGKRFGLPTHAYMALSDAKVVDAQAGLETAMGAVLAALAGINVVSGPGMLDFESCQSLEKLVIDNDICGAALRLVEGLRVRTPRLADDLYGAIYEGDHFLTSPVTLEWFRHEVHTPSEAIDRDNYQSRQAKGDLTAGERAHRIVERLLSSPPQPGLPKEVTEELHRIMLHEARRHGLQTLPGIS